A genomic region of Azoarcus sp. KH32C contains the following coding sequences:
- a CDS encoding cytochrome c oxidase assembly protein, translating to MRHGAAVSAENRRLLTRLAVAAVVMFGFGFLLVPFYKTICEVTGINNLLKADTVVNTQVDLSRTVLVQFDANTHDLPWQFRPLQTEVRVHPGELVTIAYEVSNTRNEPVTGQAVPSYGPVVAGQFFRKLECFCFARQTLGAGERRTMPVAFVVDPGLPADVTVITLSYTFFEIAARRIAGPEGGAGGAT from the coding sequence ATGAGGCACGGCGCGGCGGTCTCGGCGGAGAACCGTCGCCTGCTGACCCGCCTCGCGGTCGCGGCGGTGGTGATGTTCGGCTTCGGCTTCCTGCTCGTGCCCTTCTACAAGACGATCTGCGAAGTCACGGGCATCAACAACCTGCTTAAGGCCGACACCGTCGTCAATACTCAGGTCGACCTGTCGCGGACGGTCCTCGTGCAGTTCGATGCCAATACGCACGATCTGCCCTGGCAATTCCGCCCCTTGCAGACCGAGGTGCGCGTGCATCCGGGGGAACTCGTGACGATCGCCTACGAAGTCTCGAATACGCGCAATGAGCCGGTCACCGGTCAGGCGGTCCCGAGCTACGGACCCGTGGTCGCCGGCCAGTTCTTCCGCAAGCTGGAATGCTTCTGCTTCGCCCGGCAGACGCTCGGCGCGGGCGAAAGGCGCACGATGCCCGTGGCCTTCGTCGTCGATCCCGGCCTACCGGCGGACGTCACGGTGATCACGCTGTCCTACACCTTCTTCGAGATCGCCGCGCGGCGCATCGCGGGGCCGGAAGGCGGAGCCGGAGGGGCGACGTGA
- a CDS encoding DUF2970 domain-containing protein → MNGAPTPHDDRPERAGFLATLRAVLWSFIGVRRRKDYQRDARSLDPRAVVVAGLLAGIFFVLTLVVVVRLIVGSR, encoded by the coding sequence GTGAATGGAGCGCCGACGCCGCACGACGACAGACCCGAACGCGCCGGTTTCCTCGCGACGCTGCGCGCGGTGCTGTGGTCTTTCATTGGAGTGCGTCGGCGCAAGGATTATCAGCGCGATGCGCGTTCGCTCGATCCGCGTGCCGTCGTGGTCGCCGGCCTGCTCGCAGGGATCTTCTTCGTGCTGACGTTGGTCGTCGTGGTTCGGCTGATCGTCGGGTCAAGGTAA